In Streptomyces nojiriensis, one genomic interval encodes:
- a CDS encoding FAD binding domain-containing protein, whose translation MDLNTVLDVRDARRREPWRPGDAWLGGGTYLFSEPQPHIRRLVDLSRMGWPPLSWQPDGSLDIAATCTITELSRFARTLPTTAAPLFEQCCRAFLASFKIWNMATVGGNLCNGLPAGPMVSLTAGLDGTVLLQGQDGATRRMPVTEFILGAGVKNLREGELLRSVRLPPNALDSRTAFRQASLYGLGRSGALVIGACDPADGSLAVTVSAATTRPFRFWFALPPTAAELREAIDRAVRPDEWYDDIHGLPEWRRHMALRLAEEIRRELTTEDHR comes from the coding sequence TTGGATCTCAACACGGTGCTCGACGTGCGCGACGCCCGCCGCCGCGAACCCTGGCGTCCCGGCGACGCCTGGCTCGGCGGCGGCACGTACCTCTTCTCCGAGCCCCAGCCGCACATCCGCCGCCTCGTCGACCTCTCCCGCATGGGCTGGCCGCCGCTGTCCTGGCAGCCCGACGGCTCCCTCGACATCGCCGCGACCTGCACGATCACCGAGCTCTCGCGGTTCGCCCGGACCCTGCCGACCACGGCCGCCCCGCTCTTCGAGCAGTGCTGCCGGGCCTTCCTCGCCAGCTTCAAGATCTGGAACATGGCGACGGTCGGCGGGAACCTCTGCAACGGCCTGCCCGCCGGTCCGATGGTCTCCCTCACGGCCGGCCTCGACGGCACCGTCCTGCTCCAGGGCCAGGACGGCGCCACCCGCCGGATGCCCGTCACCGAGTTCATCCTCGGCGCCGGCGTGAAGAACCTGCGCGAGGGCGAGCTGCTGCGGTCGGTGCGCCTGCCTCCGAACGCGCTGGACTCCCGTACGGCCTTCCGCCAGGCGTCCCTCTACGGACTCGGGCGCTCCGGCGCGCTGGTCATCGGCGCCTGCGACCCCGCCGACGGCTCCCTGGCCGTCACGGTCTCCGCCGCCACCACCCGCCCGTTCCGCTTCTGGTTCGCGCTGCCGCCCACGGCCGCCGAACTGCGCGAGGCGATCGACCGCGCCGTCCGGCCCGACGAGTGGTACGACGACATCCACGGGCTGCCCGAATGGCGGCGCCACATGGCCCTGCGCCTGGCCGAGGAGATCCGCCGCGAGCTCACCACCGAGGACCACCGATGA
- a CDS encoding PucR family transcriptional regulator, with translation MHVLDLLQLDSLGLHLLWGEEALLGQEVAGVTATDLEEPGRFLGPGELVLSGLVWWAEGDVAKADRFVGALADAGATALLAGEETHGRVPDEVVAACRSHRVPLVAVPARTSFRAVTEAVYLRQWGDLSRRPTRLFALPENVRGELSRLVEAGAGPDELLDRACAHLGRVSCYLLTASGRTVARTPSAPELPARQASAASARGGVWLRIETESSPYDAWQLHVPDPDAAPPRVLHEIAEVLAQSRSGQNRRLTAERLAGQELIGVLEGTLAGPAAADTGALEEALAGAGLPVGGAYRVLAATSGDALAEGLRHLENATYAVGRSAAVLHEDPAGATDPAGALRAVWPMLQQCGGPQAELRLGLGTRAEGLEGLRASLSQARFALTSADEAVPVRGVEQLDTLGELMAGIPPEVRTVYGTRTLGVLGDGMLRETLEVFLANNCSWARTAEALHLHVNTVHYRIERVEVLTGRDLSRLDHKLDLYAALRCG, from the coding sequence ATGCACGTCCTCGACCTGCTCCAGCTCGACAGCCTCGGTCTCCACCTGCTCTGGGGCGAGGAAGCCCTTCTCGGCCAGGAGGTCGCCGGCGTCACCGCCACCGACCTGGAGGAGCCCGGCCGCTTCCTGGGGCCGGGGGAGCTCGTGCTGAGCGGGCTGGTGTGGTGGGCCGAGGGGGACGTGGCCAAGGCGGACCGCTTCGTCGGCGCGCTCGCCGACGCCGGAGCCACGGCGCTGCTGGCCGGGGAGGAGACCCACGGCAGGGTCCCCGACGAGGTCGTCGCCGCCTGCCGCAGCCACCGGGTGCCACTCGTGGCGGTGCCCGCGCGCACCAGCTTCCGGGCCGTGACCGAAGCCGTGTACCTGCGCCAGTGGGGAGACCTGAGCCGCCGCCCGACCCGGCTCTTCGCACTCCCCGAGAACGTGCGCGGCGAGCTGAGCCGGCTCGTGGAGGCAGGGGCCGGCCCGGACGAACTCCTCGACCGGGCGTGCGCGCACCTCGGCCGGGTGTCCTGCTACCTGCTGACCGCCAGCGGACGCACGGTGGCCCGTACGCCGTCCGCCCCCGAGCTGCCCGCCCGGCAGGCGTCGGCGGCCTCCGCGCGGGGCGGGGTCTGGCTGCGCATCGAGACCGAGAGCTCCCCGTACGACGCCTGGCAGCTGCACGTGCCGGACCCGGACGCGGCGCCCCCGCGGGTGCTCCACGAGATCGCCGAGGTGCTCGCCCAGAGCCGCAGCGGGCAGAACCGCCGGCTCACCGCGGAGCGGCTGGCCGGGCAGGAGCTGATCGGCGTGCTGGAGGGGACGCTCGCGGGCCCCGCCGCGGCCGACACCGGAGCCCTGGAGGAGGCGCTCGCGGGCGCCGGGCTGCCCGTCGGAGGGGCGTACCGGGTCCTGGCGGCGACCTCGGGCGACGCCCTGGCGGAGGGCCTGCGCCACCTGGAGAACGCCACGTACGCCGTGGGGCGTTCGGCGGCGGTGCTGCACGAGGACCCGGCCGGCGCGACCGACCCGGCCGGCGCACTGCGCGCGGTGTGGCCGATGCTCCAGCAGTGCGGGGGACCGCAGGCGGAGCTCCGGCTGGGCCTGGGCACGCGGGCCGAGGGCCTGGAGGGACTGCGGGCCTCGCTCAGCCAGGCCCGGTTCGCGCTGACCTCGGCGGACGAGGCGGTCCCGGTGCGCGGGGTCGAGCAGCTGGACACCCTCGGGGAGTTGATGGCCGGGATCCCGCCGGAGGTCCGGACGGTGTACGGGACGCGGACCCTGGGGGTGCTCGGGGACGGGATGCTGCGGGAGACCCTGGAGGTCTTCCTGGCCAACAACTGCTCCTGGGCCCGCACGGCGGAGGCGCTCCACCTGCACGTGAACACCGTGCACTACCGGATCGAGCGGGTGGAGGTCCTGACGGGCCGTGACCTGTCGCGTCTCGACCACAAGTTGGACCTGTACGCGGCGCTGCGCTGCGGATGA
- a CDS encoding TOBE domain-containing protein, which translates to MPSYSMGVAARLLRVSPETVRRWAETGRLPADRAPDGSRSVDGVVLAAFAEERAAGAHPLPPGTALTSVRNSFAGIVTAVRLDEVAARVEIQSGPHHVVSVVTRESVEQLGIVVGSTVTARVKSTEVHIALP; encoded by the coding sequence GTGCCGTCGTACTCCATGGGCGTTGCCGCCCGACTGCTGCGCGTGAGCCCGGAAACCGTCCGCCGGTGGGCCGAGACGGGCCGGCTGCCGGCCGACCGCGCGCCCGACGGTTCCCGGTCCGTCGACGGCGTGGTCCTCGCCGCGTTCGCCGAGGAACGCGCCGCCGGAGCGCACCCGTTGCCGCCCGGCACCGCCCTGACCTCCGTACGGAACTCCTTCGCCGGGATCGTCACCGCGGTACGGCTCGACGAGGTGGCGGCCCGCGTGGAGATCCAGTCGGGGCCGCACCACGTGGTCTCCGTGGTGACCAGGGAGTCGGTCGAGCAGCTCGGCATCGTGGTCGGCTCGACCGTCACGGCCCGGGTGAAGTCCACCGAGGTCCACATCGCCCTGCCGTAG
- a CDS encoding Ig-like domain-containing protein, whose amino-acid sequence MTGLLAAVLAAAPATADPAGAPSPCGAGGTFTASPPTCTYTAVGTDTFTVPEGVSAVSVDVFGAEGGSAAGFVTPNPPNEGAPGGLGGETRAALAVSAGQSLQITVGGAGSSGSSRRGEYARPGGTGHGAGGGGAHGGGGSGGGATDVRIGAFGPADRVLVAGGGGGAGNGGPLLRGGHGGGPAGEPGGQGGGPEGSGAGGGGATQTAHGTGSRTSPLGGPGISGSDIDPNTGQPNPGSGGPGGNGARGGNGGGGGGGGYFGGGGGSGGGNPDNLYGAGGGGGSGFAAPAATDAVLLPGVNRGNGKAVVSFRYGTSLTVATDTDAPLFGHPVTLTATAAPANPAAGTADGTVTFFDGTTALATVPLDGGQARLRTAAFRPGSHAITATYGGDASHTPGATAGPASVTVGFSRPCITTARVGALTVAAGQALCIASGGSQTGPVKVAPGGSLAITDARVTGPVSAEGALALALCGSQLTGPVSVSGSTGHVLAGSDEGATACGGNTFQGPLTFEGNTGGLQASANTVTGPVRIDGNSGSGPLPGADVPAFRANRVTGPLRCEGNAPGLEQTGTVVQGPRSGQCRPAP is encoded by the coding sequence GTGACCGGTCTGCTGGCGGCCGTACTGGCGGCCGCACCCGCGACCGCCGACCCGGCCGGGGCGCCGTCGCCCTGCGGTGCGGGCGGCACGTTCACCGCCTCGCCCCCCACCTGCACCTACACGGCGGTCGGTACGGACACCTTCACCGTCCCCGAGGGCGTGAGCGCGGTCTCCGTCGACGTGTTCGGAGCCGAGGGCGGCAGCGCGGCCGGCTTCGTCACCCCGAACCCCCCGAACGAGGGGGCGCCCGGCGGACTCGGCGGCGAGACCCGCGCGGCCCTCGCCGTGAGCGCGGGCCAGAGCCTGCAGATCACGGTGGGCGGCGCCGGCAGCTCCGGCAGTTCGCGGCGCGGCGAGTACGCCCGGCCCGGCGGCACCGGCCACGGGGCCGGCGGCGGCGGTGCGCACGGCGGGGGCGGCTCGGGCGGCGGCGCCACCGATGTGCGCATCGGCGCCTTCGGGCCGGCCGACCGGGTCCTCGTCGCCGGCGGCGGCGGGGGCGCGGGCAACGGCGGGCCCCTGCTGCGCGGCGGCCACGGCGGCGGCCCGGCCGGTGAACCGGGCGGCCAGGGCGGCGGTCCGGAAGGATCCGGCGCCGGAGGCGGCGGCGCGACCCAGACCGCGCACGGCACCGGCAGCCGTACCTCCCCCCTCGGCGGCCCCGGAATATCCGGAAGCGACATCGACCCCAACACCGGGCAGCCGAACCCGGGCAGCGGCGGCCCCGGCGGCAACGGCGCGCGCGGTGGCAACGGCGGCGGAGGCGGTGGCGGCGGCTACTTCGGCGGAGGCGGTGGCTCCGGCGGCGGGAACCCCGACAACCTGTACGGGGCCGGCGGCGGGGGCGGCAGCGGCTTCGCGGCTCCCGCGGCCACCGATGCCGTCCTCCTGCCGGGGGTGAACCGCGGCAACGGCAAGGCGGTCGTCTCGTTCCGGTACGGGACCTCGCTCACGGTGGCCACGGACACGGACGCACCGCTGTTCGGGCACCCCGTGACCCTCACCGCGACCGCCGCCCCGGCGAATCCGGCCGCGGGCACGGCGGACGGGACGGTCACCTTCTTCGACGGGACCACCGCGCTGGCGACCGTGCCGCTCGACGGCGGGCAGGCCCGGTTGCGCACCGCCGCGTTCCGGCCCGGCTCCCACGCGATCACCGCGACGTACGGCGGGGACGCGAGCCACACCCCGGGCGCGACGGCCGGCCCGGCCTCCGTCACCGTCGGTTTCAGCCGGCCGTGCATCACGACGGCGCGCGTCGGCGCCCTGACGGTGGCCGCCGGACAGGCGCTCTGCATCGCCTCGGGCGGCAGCCAGACGGGCCCGGTCAAGGTGGCTCCGGGCGGGTCCCTGGCGATCACGGACGCCCGTGTCACCGGGCCCGTGTCCGCCGAAGGCGCCCTGGCCCTCGCCCTCTGCGGCTCGCAGCTCACCGGCCCCGTCTCCGTATCGGGCAGCACCGGCCACGTCCTGGCCGGCTCGGACGAGGGGGCGACCGCCTGCGGCGGCAACACCTTCCAGGGTCCGCTGACCTTCGAAGGCAACACCGGTGGCCTCCAGGCCTCCGCCAACACGGTCACCGGACCGGTACGGATCGACGGCAACAGCGGCAGCGGCCCGCTGCCCGGCGCGGACGTCCCGGCGTTCCGGGCCAACCGGGTCACCGGACCGCTGCGTTGCGAGGGCAACGCACCCGGGCTGGAGCAGACGGGCACCGTCGTCCAGGGGCCCCGGTCCGGCCAGTGCCGCCCCGCTCCGTAG